Proteins encoded in a region of the Sugiyamaella lignohabitans strain CBS 10342 chromosome B, complete sequence genome:
- the IGO2 gene encoding Igo2p (Protein required for initiation of G0 program; prevents degradation of nutrient-regulated mRNAs via the 5'-3' mRNA decay pathway; phosphorylated by Rim15p; GFP protein localizes to the cytoplasm and nucleus; IGO2 has a paralog, IGO1, that arose from the whole genome duplication; GO_component: GO:0005737 - cytoplasm [Evidence IEA,IEA]; GO_component: GO:0005737 - cytoplasm [Evidence IDA] [PMID 14562095]; GO_component: GO:0005634 - nucleus [Evidence IEA,IEA]; GO_component: GO:0005634 - nucleus [Evidence IDA] [PMID 14562095]; GO_function: GO:0019208 - phosphatase regulator activity [Evidence IMP] [PMID 23861665]; GO_process: GO:0048255 - mRNA stabilization [Evidence IGI] [PMID 20471941]) translates to MYGRLPSRAELLNRKLKDRKFFDSGDYALKQAGKDTTQVVGSEHPVPEIIPHHTSPPQSRHASFSYGSATAAHDPSLMAAHELDLKLKGIHRSSIA, encoded by the coding sequence ATGTACGGCCGACTGCCGTCAAGAGCAGAGCTCTTGAACAGAAAACTCAAGGACCGCAAATTCTTCGACTCGGGCGACTACGCTCTCAAGCAAGCCGGTAAAGACACTACACAGGTGGTAGGTTCGGAACATCCAGTGCCCGAAATCATCCCACACCACACATCCCCACCACAGTCGCGGCACGCCAGTTTCTCGTACGGTTCGGCCACCGCTGCTCATGACCCTAGCTTGATGGCTGCTCATGAACTGGACCTGAAACTGAAAGGCATCCACCGGTCGTCGATTGCCTAA
- the MRPS16 gene encoding mitochondrial 37S ribosomal protein MRPS16 (Mitochondrial ribosomal protein of the small subunit; GO_component: GO:0005622 - intracellular [Evidence IEA]; GO_component: GO:0005763 - mitochondrial small ribosomal subunit [Evidence IPI] [PMID 12392552]; GO_component: GO:0005739 - mitochondrion [Evidence IEA,IEA]; GO_component: GO:0005739 - mitochondrion [Evidence IDA] [PMID 16823961]; GO_component: GO:0030529 - ribonucleoprotein complex [Evidence IEA]; GO_component: GO:0005840 - ribosome [Evidence IEA,IEA]; GO_function: GO:0003735 - structural constituent of ribosome [Evidence IEA]; GO_function: GO:0003735 - structural constituent of ribosome [Evidence IPI] [PMID 12392552]; GO_process: GO:0032543 - mitochondrial translation [Evidence IC] [PMID 12392552]; GO_process: GO:0006412 - translation [Evidence IEA]), with product MKGSVRIRLARFGRKHAPVYNIVVAKAKSGRDKLPVEVIGTYNPIATPLTPEQKERGEKPVKDIKIDFHRSKYWIGVGAQPTEVVARLFRKAGVLPPQWPGPNSGPVVPKKNEIQGVKAITEPLPEPPVR from the coding sequence ATGAAAGGATCTGTGCGAATCAGACTGGCTCGATTCGGCCGTAAACACGCCCCTGTGTACAACATTGTAGTTGCCAAGGCCAAGTCCGGGCGAGACAAGCTACCTGTCGAGGTTATCGGCACATACAACCCTATTGCTACACCACTGACTCCCGAACAGAAGGAGCGCGGTGAAAAGCCTGTCAAGGACATCAAAATCGATTTCCACCGGTCGAAATACTGGattggtgttggtgctCAGCCTACTGAGGTTGTTGCAAGACTGTTCCGTAAGGCAGGTGTCCTTCCTCCACAATGGCCTGGTCCCAACAGCGGACCAGTTGTCCCCAAGAAGAACGAAATTCAAGGTGTTAAGGCCATTACTGAACCCCTTCCCGAACCTCCAGTAAGGTAA